From Topomyia yanbarensis strain Yona2022 chromosome 1, ASM3024719v1, whole genome shotgun sequence, one genomic window encodes:
- the LOC131676556 gene encoding trichohyalin isoform X10, with protein MFSCLWQLWDWIDPPTFTTMESKKLQQLQQANSHLAPIPQTKPPAFQQQCNDYRPNRSPVFQNHPQYQSFASNFAQINYPHQIRPQQPPHLQQQQQQQQQLHQQQQQQQQQQQQHLSARSSPKSNNNSLYLSEYSSSSHVGQPQHHHTIGSHYHFDQIYQTSSPSSASGERERLYQTAPRPSQHTHTSPPPLSKLELQFQQLQREKIQAQIKTATEALAHQQQTFALRQQLNPPVPNYHLKQNLLQNLSQQHHQQIQQQQLQQQQQNRNAPPSSLNLTSHFQPAQGPMKLINPNIHDYGATATNQHPINESFYQATQQKHIHPKTPNNLQSPAPNQIIIQQNNPGQVVNQACQTQISGVKSQPPNQKSPNSDSLSSPSHDGLERRKSGPVHTLKSPVTKRPSNAPVTMSGWLYKQGSDGLKVWRRRWFVLSEYILYYYKSQEEEKLLGTVLLPSYKISACFPEDKVYRKFAFKCEHTNMRTFVFAAETAESMTSWVRSLTLATMMQGSSESDASPPSNNARSGDNSDSGIQTYQSQACKSGSVQAPVTPVSDNGGGAQPLYANAPPKPRRANDGGYSSPSPEHMPERYDQEHQPIYGSRDNHQSKTSDAINNPNLLHSQSPITKRGYNEQQAYDPNYNDAIYGNAKRIERDLYIQKLIQQQQQQQQQLHQLKQQQQQKQLQQLAMQQTPQHQRHTNPFMHPSSDRRTPDTYGPPRAAMEKHMSDYEDIYNLTVLSKSLPPNMAEDVTGSVGYQRPMSPLRYDNNSQNPSMPMRYTPNYLEQSPAQQQHVQMRARPVQSTIPRPHSADFLDYEARNPIKTKLKEEPTRAPRPKSSLDINRTPDNYYYSEASYAEKMRMQSASYLQRSNLGGLSGKQRGDESQGVNNSGTVPRDGYYVGRSEYGDELQQGSASVPRVQRVTMNNLKKYPSQQEQFLRSASARLPRKEEDQSIRDGERKREESMKRLLEWKQRMLQSPLTRKISQQQQQQQQQQQQQICGVSSPNSTGNNPFLTKSMEMGMATDAYVEQSKQLQPQMVPENKANLEYNSYSSDDEASISVRNFKNTNKVVLTVKPDPSDYREDPKMHAYYDPSQTEYYYQEQERYIRPDISFESTHDLYTQAQLQRAQEMNLQQHYQLQDIDRSLAAMSQESPEEKWPANNQHLYRDQQTSNHQRTELRNSIRISDGPTRAENLARLEVLKKQLLELEKQYEKEKPLINLVDNMVKLGTLYRGAPGKKRANSSESATLDRLEFNQRVQERRLLQEEQRQWNRLSPNHLELQSKVQQLYQIDQLLQEESGTLQSLQRDKEDIERALVSLKTRIMKGDTPPVAVEAARQQQHTLERELSRVHLLLAENSKKLEKTVADNARLEQELLVLRQKLQASRVTRESQGTLTNGQDGQYVGTATAVLESELRRVQRLVGDMQRQRQELSQAVRQLTDNSDTLYNQINKNGESKSHIKKRPHRTSWVETDLDSLVSKDHGKNDSSSSLNLSDKQSSIGSRIEHDRMESFESYSVDSDELLEDPTGGQFGFQDKQEIKTVRIVKRESERRHRDREKDRSNVSTHSLDQVLEEEAQIFEDYTNYHRSRSLPRGYETHEAFIQNQDVQTYSNNLKDYYSMTANSNNAYPVSMIDRKADLYSGCDRQVKAPTSKSNSFSIEGSSQMPGLRNKTESIQSLTIPEQSPVFQSEAAKQIIHEMAGNGKEKQQASSSNVSTSERQRQKSEHLAQQNKHRRSVPKEKRRHHTAPHHVTAKQMEIMQSENDMNKNNINWRARDDVDLEVTLRPRSNAPDVVRSAIGPREKISEHTIDKLLAAPSKILIPERYVPEQTPELSPEEKLRRQEKVEAIKKMLSEAPIAGNDTSPNQPASSEKRQREHLLQLNQILAQQVMQMSKIVADDKPRDHNTENSMAVLPSSINKLKKTRGIFKTNGRKHSGSNDDDDEETNYRSDMEDDDDTESPPEPLPLYQQRENYFT; from the exons ATGTTTAGCTGTCTTTGGCAATTGTGGGATTG GATCGATCCGCCTACGTTCACCACAATGGAAAGCAAGAAGCTTCAACAGTTGCAACAGGCCAACTCACATTTAGCACCAATTCCACAAACGAAGCCTCCAGCATTTCAGCAACAGTGCAACGATTATCGGCCCAATCGCTCACCAGTATTTCAAAACCATCCTCAGTATCAAAGTTTTGCGTCAAATTTTGCTCAGATCAACTACCCACACCAAATACGACCCCAACAACCCCCGCAtttgcaacagcagcagcagcaacagcaacaactgcaccaacaacaacaacaacaacagcagcagcagcaacaacatcTCAGCGCACGCAGTAGTCCCAAATCGAACAACAACAGTTTGTACCTTAGCGAATACTCAAGCTCTAGCCATGTCGGACAACCTCAGCATCATCATACCATCGGAAGTCATTACCACTTCGATCAAATTTACCAAACAAGTTCCCCATCTAGTGCCAGTGGCGAAAGGGAGCGACTGTACCAAACGGCCCCCAGGCCATCTCAGCATACTCATACGAGTCCACCGCCACTTTCAAAGCTGGAACTTCAGTTTCAGCAGCTGCAGCGAGAAAAGATTCAAGCTCAAATCAAAACCGCCACTGAGGCACTAGCGCATCAGCAACAGACGTTCGCCTTAAGACAACAACTCAATCCACCAGTCCCCAACTATCATCTTAAGCAAAACTTGCTCCAAAATCTATCTCAACAACATCACCAACAgatacaacaacaacaacttcaacaacaacaacaaaaccgTAATGCACCACCATCAAGTCTGAACCTGACTAGCCATTTCCAACCTGCTCAAGGCCCAATGAAACTTATCAACCCGAATATCCATGACTATGGCGCAACTGCTACGAATCAACATCCAATAAACGAATCTTTCTATCAGGCCACTCAACAGAAGCACATTCACCCGAAAACCCCGAACAATCTTCAATCGCCAGCACCTAACCAGATCATCATCCAGCAGAACAATCCTGGTCAAGTGGTAAATCAGGCCTGCCAGACGCAAATTAGTGGTGTGAAAAGTCAACCGCCGAACCAAAAGTCTCCCAACTCGGATTCCCTTTCCTCTCCTTCGCATGATGGATTAGAACGACGAAAAAGTGGTCCGGTTCACACGCTCAAGTCTCCAGTTACGAAGCGGCCTTCTAATGCACCGGTTACCATGTCGGGATGGCTGTACAAACAAGGTTCCGACGGGCTCAAAGTATGGCGCAGAAGATGGTTTGTGCTATCTGAGTACATTCTCTACTACTATAAAAGTCAAGAAGAGGAAAAACTTCTGGGTACAGTATTACTGCCATCATACAAAATATCGGCGTGTTTTCCTGAGGACAAAGTgtatcgaaaatttgctttcaaGTGTGAGCACACAAACATGCGAACATTTGTGTTTGCGGCGGAAACAGCAGAGTCAATGACGTCCTGGGTTCGATCACTCACCTTAGCAACTATGATGCAAGGGAGCAGCGAATCGGATGCAAGTCCCCCATCGAATAATGCTCGCAGTGGAGACAACAGTGACTCTGGTATACAAACCTACCAATCGCAAGCCTGCAAGTCAGGAAGCGTTCAAGCGCCCGTAACTCCAGTATCTGATAATGGTGGTGGAGCTCAACCACTTTATGCGAATGCTCCACCGAAACCACGAAGGGCCAATGACGGGGGCTATTCTTCGCCTAGTCCGGAACATATGCCAGAACGATACGATCAAGAGCATCAACCAATTTATGGAAGTCGTGACAATCATCAATCGAAAACTTCCGATGCGATTAACAATCCAAATCTCTTGCACTCCCAATCGCCGATAACAAAACGAGGATACAACGAACAACAAGCATACGATCCGAACTATAACGATGCGATCTACGGTAATGCGAAGAGAATAGAGAGAGACTTGTACATTCAAAAACTTAttcagcaacagcaacagcaacaacagcaacTGCATCAACttaaacaacaacagcaacaaaagCAACTACAGCAACTTGCTATGCAGCAAACTCCACAGCATCAACGACACACTAATCCATTTATGCATCCGAGTTCCGATCGACGAACACCTGATACATATGGTCCACCACGAGCTGCCATGGAGAAACACATGTCCGACTACGAAGATATCTACAATTTGACCGTACTTTCAAAATCTCTTCCTCCAAATATGGCAGAAGATGTAACGGGATCCGTTGGATACCAGCGACCAATGAGTCCTCTACGTTACGACAACAACAGTCAAAATCCGTCGATGCCCATGCGATACACTCCCAACTATCTAGAG CAGTCGCCCGCACAGCAGCAACATGTGCAGATGCGCGCTCGACCTGTTCAATCTACCATTCCGCGGCCACACTCCGCCGATTTCCTCGACTATGAAGCACGAAATCCGATTAAGACGAAGCTCAAGGAGGAGCCGACTCGGGCACCTCGACCTAAATCTAGTCTGGATATCAACCGTACACCTGACAACTACTATTATTCGGAAGCAAGCTACGCAGAAAAAATGCGAATGCAAAGTGCATCCTACCTACAAAGATCGAATCTCGGAGGACTGTCCGGAAAACAGCGCGGCGACGAGTCTCAAG GTGTCAACAATTCTGGGACAGTTCCTCGAGACGGTTACTATGTGGGTCGATCCGAATATGGTGATGAGTTGCAACAAGGTTCCGCTAGTGTCCCTCGAGTTCAGCGCGTGACGATGAACAACCTTAAAAAGTATCCCTCCCAACAAGAACAGTTTCTGAGATCGGCTAGTGCGCGTCTTCCCCGCAAAGAAGAAGATCAATCAATCAGAGACGGTGAGCGGAAGCGAGAAGAATCGATGAAACGATTATTGGAATGGAAACAGCGTATGCTTCAATCTCCACTAACTCGGAAGATttcacaacagcagcagcagcagcaacaacaacaacaacagcaaataTGTGGTGTCAGTTCCCCTAACTCCACCGGTAACAATCCATTCCTAACTAAATCGATGGAAATGGGAATGGCGACGGATGCGTATGTAGAACAAAGTAAGCAGCTGCAACCACAAATGGTACCGGAAAACAAAGCCAACCTGGAGTATAACAGCTACTCATCTGACGATGAAG CTTCTATTTCAGTTCGCAACTTTAAAAATACCAACAAGGTCGTGCTAACAGTAAAACCAGATCCATCCGACTACCGAGAGGACCCGAAGATGCATGCGTATTATGATCCATCGCAAACCGAATATTACTACCAGGAACAGGAGCGATACATTCGACCAGATATCAGCTTCGAATCGACCCATGATTTATACACACAGGCACAGCTACAGCGAGCACAAGAAATGAACCTTCAACAGCATTATCAGTTGCAGGATATCGATCGTAGTTTAGCAGCTATGAGCCAAGAATCGCCCGAAGAAAAATGGCCCGCTAacaatcaacatctttaccgtGATCAACAAACTTCTAATCATCAGAGGACCGAACTAAGA AATTCGATACGTATATCTGATGGACCGACTAGAGCTGAGAATCTTGCGCGTTTAGAAGTTCTTAAGAAACAGTTGTTAGAATTGGAGAAGCAGTATGAGAAGGAGAAACCTCTAATTAATTTGGTAGACAATATGGTCAAACTTGGAACGTTGTACCGTGGAGCTCCTGGTAAGAAGAGGGCAAATTCCTCTGAATCTGCTACGCTCGATCGCTTGGAGTTCAATCAACGGGTTCAGGAGAGACGTTTATTACAAGAAGAGCAACGACAGTGGAATCGGCTCAGTCCAAATCATCTTGAGTTGCAG TCAAAGGTGCAGCAGTTATATCAAATCGATCAATTACTCCAGGAAGAATCTGGCACATTACAGAGCTTACAGCGCGATAAGGAAGACATTGAACGCGCTCTTGTGAGTCTTAAAACCAGAATAATGAAGGGAGATACTCCTCCAGTGGCGGTAGAAGCTGCTCGACAGCAGCAACACACACTAGAACGTGAGCTATCACGGGTGCATCTGTTGCTGGCAGAAAATTCCAAG AAACTGGAGAAAACTGTTGCCGACAACGCACGGTTAGAACAAGAATTGCTTGTACTGCGTCAAAAGCTTCAAGCATCGCGTGTCACACGTGAATCACAGGGTACACTAACAAATGGGCAAGATGGGCAATATGTTGGCACGGCAACTGCAGTTTTAGAATCTGAATTGCGTCGAGTTCAAAGGCTAGTCGGGGATATGCAACGTCAACGACAGGAGCTTAGTCAGGCGGTTCGTCAACTTACGGACAATTCGGATACATTGTACAATCAGATCAACAAGAATGGAGAAAGTAAATCTCACATTAAAAAGCGACCCCATCGTACTTCATGGGTTGAAACAGATCTGGATTCATTGGTAAGCAAAGATCATGGTAAAAATGACAGCAGTTCATCGTTGAATCTATCCGATAAGCAAAGTTCAATAGGGAGCAGAATCGAACATGATCGCATGGAGAGTTTCGAATCATACAGTGTAGACAGCGATGAGCTATTGGAGGACCCTACTGGAGGTCAATTTGGATTCCAAGACAAACAAGAGATAAAAACCGTTAGGATTGTGAAACGTGAATCGGAACGAAGGCATAGAGATCGTGAGAAAGATCGAAGTAACGTTTCGACACATAGTCTAGATCAAGTGCTCGAGGAAGAAGCGCAGATATTCGAAGACTACACAAACTACCACAGATCTAGGTCGTTACCTAGAGGATACGAAACTCACGAGGCGTTTATTCAGAACCAGGATGTTCAAACGTATTCGAATAACCTCAAGGATTATTATAGCATGACAGCAAATAGCAACAATGCGTACCCGGTGTCAATGATCGACCGCAAAGCAGATCTTTATTCCGGTTGTGATCGTCAAGTTAAGGCACCAACAAGCAAATCAAATAGTTTTTCGATCGAGGGTAGCTCCCAAATGCCGGGTCTACGAAATAAGACAGAGTCGATACAAAGTTTGACCATTCCAGAACAAAGTCCTGTGTTCCAGAGCGAAGCTGCTAAACAAATCATCCATGAAATGGCTGGCAATGGAAAGGAGAAACAACAGGCCAGTAGCAGTAACGTATCAACTAGCGAGCGACAAAGGCAGAAATCAGAACACCTTGCTCAACAGAACAAACATCGTCGATCTGTTCCAAAGGAAAAACGTCGTCATCACACTGCACCTCACCACGTCACTGCAAAACAGATGGAGATCATGCAGAGCGAGAATGATATGAATAAGAAT AACATCAACTGGCGTGCTCGAGATGATGTTGACTTAGAGGTGACATTGAGACCACGATCTAATGCTCCGGACGTCGTTCGATCAGCTATTGGTCCTAGAGAGAAGATTTCAGAGCATACAATCGATAAATTGCTGGCCGCTCCAAGTAAGATTTTGATTCCAGAACGATACGTTCCAGAGCAAACACCCGAGTTGTCACCGGAGGAGAAACTACGTCGCCAAGAGAAAGTGGAAGCCATCAAGAAAATGCTCTCCGAAGCTCCTATCGCGGGAAAT GATACATCCCCGAATCAACCAGCAAGTTCGGAGAAAAGACAGCGAGAACACCTACTTCAACTGAATCAAATTTTAGCCCAGCAAGTTATGCAGATGAGCAAAATAGTGGCCG ACGACAAACCCAGGGACCACAACACAG AAAACTCGATGGCAGTGCTTCCCTCCAGCATCAATAAACTAAAGAAGACACGCGGCATCTTCAAAACTAACGGGCGTAAACATAGTGGCTCAAACGATGACGACGATGAGGAAACCAATTACcgtagtgatatggaagatgaCGATGATACTGAATCTCCGCCTGAACCACTGCCACTCTATCAGCAACGTGAGAACTATTTCACATAA